Within the Burkholderia sp. NRF60-BP8 genome, the region TGATCGATCGCGACGTCGACGACGACCGCTCCCTTGCGCATCGTCGCGATCATGTCGCGCGTGACGAGCCGCGGCGCCGACGCGCCCGGCACCAGCACGGCGCCGATCACGACGTCGGCCTCGCGCACGGCTTCGTCGACCGTTTGCGCATTCGAGCAGACGGTCGCGATCCGGTTGGCGAACACGAGATCGAGCTGGCGCAACCGGTTCACGTTGTTGTCGAGCACGGTGACGCGCGCGCCCAGGCCCACCGCCATCTGCAGTGCGCCGGTGCCCACGACGCCCGCGCCGAGCACGACGACGTGCGCGGCCGGCACGCCGGGCACGCCGGCCATCAGCAGCCCGCGGCCGCCGCGCGGGCTTTCGAGGTGGGTCGCCGCGACCTGGATCGACATGCGGCCGGCGACTTCGCTCATCGGTGCGAGCAACGGCAGGCCGCCGCCCGGGCCGGTCACGGTTTCGTACGCGATGCAGACCGCGCCGGATTTCACGAGCGCGGCGGCCTGAGCGGGATCGGGCGCGAGATGCAGGTACGTATAGAGGATCTGGCCGCGCCGCAGCATCGCGCATTCGGCCGGCTGAGGCTCCTTGACCTTGATGATCATGTCGGCGCGCGCGAAGATGTCGTCCGCGCCGTCGCTGAGCGATGCGCCCGCTGCCGTGTAGTCGTCGTCGAGCAGGCCGATCGCCGTGCCCGCGCCGCGTTGCACGAGCACGCGATGGCCGTGCCGCACGAGTTCGCGCGCGCCGGCCGGCGTGAGGCCGACGCGGTACTCGTGGTTCTTGATCTCTTTCGGCACACCGATCAGCATGAGTCGCCTCCATGGCCTTCGTTATCGTCGTCGTGCGGGCAGCCGCTTGCGGGGCGGCGTACCGACCGCAGTACTGGAATAACAGGGTAGTTGTGCACGGAGGGAAGTCAAGCGGCCGGCCCGCGCGACGACGCATGCGCACTGCAACGCAGCATGCGCGGCTACCGGCTGCGGCCGTTGCGACCGGACGTCGCAATGCGCGCGTGGCCGGGTTTCGGTATCGTCATGCGTGCCGCGTGCGGGAATGCTTTCGGCA harbors:
- the ald gene encoding alanine dehydrogenase is translated as MLIGVPKEIKNHEYRVGLTPAGARELVRHGHRVLVQRGAGTAIGLLDDDYTAAGASLSDGADDIFARADMIIKVKEPQPAECAMLRRGQILYTYLHLAPDPAQAAALVKSGAVCIAYETVTGPGGGLPLLAPMSEVAGRMSIQVAATHLESPRGGRGLLMAGVPGVPAAHVVVLGAGVVGTGALQMAVGLGARVTVLDNNVNRLRQLDLVFANRIATVCSNAQTVDEAVREADVVIGAVLVPGASAPRLVTRDMIATMRKGAVVVDVAIDQGGCFETSHATTHAAPTFVVDGVVHYCVANMPGAVARTSTFALNNATLGHALALADKGWKQAMLDDPHLRAGLNVCDGHITYEAVALALGLPYVPATGVLA